One Rhizoctonia solani chromosome 1, complete sequence DNA window includes the following coding sequences:
- a CDS encoding ribosomal protein L7Ae/L30e/S12e/Gadd45 family, which yields MSDAGDAPVETTEVEVAQEAPKGKMSEVLKNALLHDGLARGLREAAKALDKRQAHLCVLVETCTEAEYIKLIVALCAEHNINLIKVGDAKVLGTWLASARLIAKDYGQESEGLNVLLEYFKNR from the exons TGTCTGACGCTGGAGATGCCCCCGTTGAGACCACTGAGGTCGAGGTCGCCCAGGAAGCCCCCAAGGGCAAAATGTCG GAAGTTCTGAAGAATGCTCTTCTCCATGATGGGCTCGCCCGTGGTCTTCGAGAGGCTGCCAAGGCGCTGGACAAACGCCAGGCCCATCTTTGCGTTCTTGTCGAAACTTGCACTGAAGCTGAATACATCAAGCTCATTGTTGCTTTGTGCGCTGAGCACAACATTAACCTGATCAAGGTCGGAGACGCCAAAGTGCTTGGTACTTGGCTGGCCTCTGCAAGATTGATCGCGAAG GATTATGGCCAGGAAAGCGAAGGTCTCAACGTTCTCCTCGAGTACTTCAAGAACCGATGA